CGCCGGCGGCGTCCGCCAGCGCTGCCTCGGGGCCGGCGGACCGGCCCGCGGCGGCGCGCCCGGCCGGGGTGCGGCAGTTCGTGAGCGGTGGTTTCACCCTCCTGGTAGGCCGCAGCGCGGCGCAGAACGACGCCGCACTCCGGGCCGCGCGCGGCAACGACTGGTGGTTTCACTGCCGTGACTTTCCCGGTGCGCACGTGTTGGTACGCGAGCGTGGCTCGTCGGTACCGTTGGAGACGATGCTCGACGCCGCGAGCCTGGCGGTGTTCTTCAGCAAGGCGCGTTCGTCCGGA
The genomic region above belongs to Spirochaetaceae bacterium and contains:
- a CDS encoding NFACT RNA binding domain-containing protein, translated to PAASASAASGPADRPAAARPAGVRQFVSGGFTLLVGRSAAQNDAALRAARGNDWWFHCRDFPGAHVLVRERGSSVPLETMLDAASLAVFFSKARSSGQADVYYTQVKYLRRPGARDRGPRPAPGRVIPTRERNLFIKLQPKRIDRLLAQR